A stretch of Cicer arietinum cultivar CDC Frontier isolate Library 1 chromosome 5, Cicar.CDCFrontier_v2.0, whole genome shotgun sequence DNA encodes these proteins:
- the LOC140920371 gene encoding uncharacterized protein, which produces MDTNKDLEVQNEEVGTSKTYEKEVKRGATIMQRVIKARSSGIKFEVGWNESGQPVDPNSSMFVSYIGAVVRQNVPITIDNWRDKALKDAKDIIWNDIQTTFVLDEERKSYVLRVAGKIHRGFRSHLSNFYLKDREGNTNAEPPKIYQHYISKDEWSAFVSKRSDPAFVNISKANRERASNPKHPYKKSRMGYARLEQQIVISAPQVPHFSANENSQQPHVGDDTQSKEKFYVLEEQIKAIKGNNVYGLEDFDMCLVLDVAIPSKFKMQLQNSLKKDNESFKEYAQWWREVGSQVDPPLFEREMVGIFMDTLQSPFYDKMIGSMPSNFSDMVMIGERVESGMRNCKIVCGTSGMKKPQMGFTKKK; this is translated from the exons atggatacaaacaaagatttagaagttcaaaatgaagaagttggcacctctaagacttacgaaaaagaagtcaaacgtggtgcaactatcatgcaaagggtgattaaagcacggagtagtggcattaaatttgag gttggctggaacgagagtggtcagccagttgaccccaacagctccatgtttgtaagctacattggggctgttgttcgtcaaaatgtcccaataacaatagacaactggagagataaggcgttgaaggatgccaaagatatcatctggaatgacattcaa accacttttgttcttgatgaggaacgaaagtcatatgttttgagagttgctgggaaaatccatcgtggatttagatcccatctctcaaatttctatctaaaagatagagaaggaaacacaaatgctgaacctccaaagatatatcaacattatatatcaaaggatgaatggagtgcatttgtttccaaacgttctgacccggcgtttgtc aatattagtaaggcaaatcgcgaacgggcaagcaacccaaaacacccatacaagaaatcacgtatgggatatgcacgccttgaacaacaaattgtaa TCAGTGCACCTCAAGTACCTCATTTTAGTGCTAACGAAAATTCGCAACAACCTCATGTTGGTGATGATACACAATCGAAAGAGAAATTCTATGTTTTAGAAGAACAAATAAAAGCAATTAAAGGGAATAATGTCTATGGTCTTGAAGATTTTGATATGTGTCTGGTTCTCGATGTGGCTATCCCTTCAAAATTCAAG ATGCAACTGCAGAATTCATTGAAAAAGGACAATGAATCATTTAAAGAATATGCACAATGGTGGAGAGAAGTGGGATCGCAAGTAGATCCTCCTTtatttgaaagagaaatggttggtatatTTATGGATACTCTTCAGTCGCccttttatgataagatgattgggagtatgccatcaaacttttctgacatGGTCATGATAGGAGAGAGAGTAGAAAGTGGCATGAGGAATTGTAAGATTGTATGTGGAACGAGTGGTATGAAGAAACCCCAAATGGGGtttacaaagaagaaataa